The following are encoded in a window of Panicum virgatum strain AP13 chromosome 5N, P.virgatum_v5, whole genome shotgun sequence genomic DNA:
- the LOC120674288 gene encoding pentatricopeptide repeat-containing protein At2g33680-like, whose product MAGAAPPALRMSHTQFIEHLRRAAASARAPRAGEVLHGWALKSGAASHAPVSNSLITFYCSLSRPLLAAAFAVFEDIPAATRDVASWNSLLNPLSRHHPLAALSHFRLMLSSYDRIVLPSPHSFAAAFTAAARAPSASSGAAAHALACKFPSSSAGSDNVFVSTALLNMYCKLGITSDARRVFDEMPHRNAVSWTAMVSGYAVGKCSEEAFEIFRLMLQECPSEKNEFVTTAVLSAASMPSGLLMGVQVHGLVVKDGLVGFVSVENSLVTLYAKAECMEAALQVFGSSKERNTITWSAMITGYAQNGEAGSATRMFLQMHTAGFSPTEFTLVGVLNACSDMGALSVGKQAHGLMVKLGFEMQVYVKSALVDMYAKCGCIGDAKCGFQQLCDVDDVVLWTAMIAGHVQNGELEEALVLYAKMNKEGIMPSNLTITSVLRACACLAALDPGKQMHAQIMKCGFGLGGSVGSALSTMYSKCGNLEDGMAVFRSMPDRDVIAWNSIISGFSQNGCGNGALDLFEEMKLEGTAPDHITFINVFCACSHMGLVDRGWFYFRAMTKDYGLIPRLDHYACMVDILSRAGQLKEAKDFIESITVDHGTCLWHIVLGACRSLRDFDVGAYAGEKLMQLGTEDSSAYILLSNIYASQRKWNDVERVRRLMRLRGVSKDLGCSWVELNSRVHVFVVGEQQHPEVANINAELIRLAKHMKDEGYRQTCKFPFDEELDAPGETHGEDQLELMSADYG is encoded by the coding sequence ATGGCaggcgcggcgccgcccgctcTGCGCATGTCGCACACGCAATTCATTGAGCACCTCCGTCGTGCGGCTGCATCCGCCcgcgccccgcgcgccggcgaggtcctTCATGGCTGGGCGCTCAAGTCCGGCGCCGCCTCCCACGCACCCGTCTCCAACTCCCTAATCACCTTCTACTGCTCCCTCTCGCGGCCGCTCCTCGCGGCCGCCTTCGCCGTCTTCGAGGATATCCCCGCTGCCACGCGCGATGTGGCCTCGTGGAACTCCCTCCTCAACCCGCTCTCCCGTCACCACCCCCTCGCCGCGCTCTCCCACTTCCGCTTGATGCTCTCCTCCTACGACCGCATCGTCCTCCCGTCGCCGCACTCCTTCGCTGCTGCGTTcactgccgccgcccgcgcgccgtcCGCGTCCTCCGGCGCCGCGGCCCACGCGCTCGCGTGCAAGTTTCCCTCGTCCTCCGCCGGCTCTGACAATGTGTTCGTCTCCACTGCCCTGCTTAATATGTATTGCAAACTGGGCATTACTTCCGATGCCCGCAGggtgttcgacgaaatgccgCATCGGAATGCGGTGTCTTGGACTGCTATGGTGTCTGGGTATGCTGTGGGGAAGTGCTCTGAGGAGGCGTTTGAGATCTTCCGGTTGATGCTTCAGGAGTGCCCCTCTGAGAAAAATGAATTTGTCACCACGGCGGTTCTTAGTGCAGCTAGCATGCCATCAGGATTGCTTATGGGGGTGCAGGTTCATGGGTTGGTTGTGAAGGATGGGTTGGTGGGATTTGTGTCTGTGGAGAATTCACTTGTTACATTGTATGCAAAGGCTGAGTGTATGGAAGCAGCTCTGCAGGTGTTTGGGTCATCAAAGGAGAGGAATACAATAACATGGTCAGCAATGATCACCGGGTATGCTCAGAATGGGGAGGCAGGTAGTGCAACTAGGATGTTCTTACAGATGCATACTGCAGGATTCTCACCAACAGAATTCACCCTTGTTGGGGTACTGAATGCATGCAGTGACATGGGAGCGTTGTCTGTTGGGAAGCAGGCTCATGGTTTGATGGTGAAGCTGGGGTTTGAGATGCAGGTTTATGTGAAGAGCGCATTGGTTGACATGTATGCCAAGTGTGGTTGTATTGGTGATGCAAAATGTGGGTTTCAGCAGTTGTGTGATGTTGATGACGTTGTCCTTTGGACTGCGATGATTGCTGGGCATGTGCAGAATGGGGAGCTCGAGGAAGCCCTAGTGTTGTATGCCAAGATGAACAAAGAGGGCATCATGCCCAGTAATTTGACTATAACTAGTGTTCTTAGAGCATGTGCATGCCTTGCGGCGTTGGACCCAGGGAAGCAAATGCATGCACAAATAATGAAGTGTGGGTTTGGTTTGGGTGGTTCTGTTGGAAGTGCTCTGTCTACAATGTATTCGAAGTGTGGGAACCTTGAAGATGGCATGGCTGTCTTCAGAAGCATGCCTGATAGGGATGTTATTGCATGGAATTCAATCATTTCTGGATTTTCGCAAAATGGATGTGGCAATGGTGCACTTGACCTGTTTGAGGAGATGAAACTAGAGGGCACTGCACCTGATCATATAACATTCATTAATGTATTTTGTGCTTGTAGCCACATGGGCTTAGTCGACAGAGGTTGGTTTTATTTTAGGGCAATGACCAAAGATTACGGTTTAATTCCTAGGCTTGATCACTATGCTTGCATGGTTGATATTCTTAGCCGAGCAGGGCAGTTAAAAGAAGCAAAGGACTTCATAGAATCAATAACTGTTGACCATGGAACATGCCTATGGCATATAGTCCTAGGAGCATGTCGTAGTCTACGGGATTTTGATGTTGGGGCATATGCAGGTGAAAAACTGATGCAGTTAGGTACTGAGGATTCCTCTGCTTACATATTGTTATCAAACATCTATGCTTCCCAGAGGAAGTGGAATGATGTTGAGCGGGTGAGACGTTTGATGAGACTCCGAGGAGTTAGCAAGGATCTAGGGTGTAGCTGGGTTGAGCTTAATAGCCGAGTTCATGTGTTCGTCGTTGGGGAACAACAACATCCTGAAGTGGCAAATATAAATGCCGAGTTGATAAGGCTAGCCAAACACATGAAGGATGAAGGCTATCGTCAAACATGCAAATTCCCATTTGATGAAGAACTGGATGCACCTGGAGAAACTCATGGAGAAGATCAACTGGAATTGATGTCAGCAGATTATGGCTGA
- the LOC120674422 gene encoding probable E3 ubiquitin-protein ligase LUL2, which yields MGNFGSRGDAPPPPPPPPPPPPALQAHLHGVRPPYYHRYPGWPPGTAPLPPPLGVPASVEQHRTVAVHAGVNIKGDSLRLEPDDDGRGLLLAFSFDADAPGSITVYFFAQEDEELILKATKENLLKPVTTAFNKGHDQEFNQPCGTGIDVSQFEESELTKVGEGGIFPVAFKVDVAVSNNQELEGAHDNEASKCLVKFAILAKKGNAKFGVRIVQQILWVNGTRYVLQEIYGIGNTADENNHEDESGKECVVCLSEPRDTTVLPCRHMCLCRECAQLLRLQSNKCPICRQPVGGLLEIKVDTESGGHEKELSS from the exons ATGGGCAACTTCGGGAGCAGAGGCgacgctcctcctccaccgccaccgccgccgccgccgccgcctgctcttcAAGCCCATCTACACGGGGTGCGCCCTCCGTACTACCACCGGTACCCCGGTTGGCCCCCGGGCaccgctccgctgccgccgcctttggGGGTGCCAGCGTCGGTGGAGCAGCACAGAACCGTCGCGGTGCACGCAGGCGTCAACATCAAGGGGGACTCCCTGCGACTGGAGCCCGATGATGACGGCCGTGGCCTCCTACTCGCTTTCTCCTTCGACGCCGACGCCCCCGGAAG CATAACTGTCTACTTCTTTGCACAAGAAGACGAAGAGCTTATCCTGAAGGCTACAAAGGAGAACTTGCTCAAACCTGTGACAACAGCTTTCAACAAAGGTCATGATCAGGAGTTCAATCAACCATGTGGAACAGGAATCGATGTCTCTCAATTTGAGGAATCTGAGCTAACTAAGGTTGGTGAAGGTGGTATATTCCCAGTTGCATTCAAAGTGGACGTGGCTGTATCAAACAACCAAGAATTAGAAGGGGCACATGACAATGAGGCATCAAAGTGTCTGGTTAAATTTGCTATACTTGCAAAGAAAGGCAATGCTAAATTTGGTGTTCGTATTGTGCAGCAGATCTTATGGGTAAATGGTACTAGATATGTCTTGCAGGAGATATATGGTATTGGCAACACAGCTGATGAGAACAATCATGAAGATGAATCTGGGAAAGAATGTGTTGTTTGTCTTTCAGAACCAAGAGATACAACTGTTCTTCCATGCAGGCATATG TGTCTCTGCCGGGAGTGTGCTCAACTTCTAAGACTCCAGAGCAACAAATGCCCCATATGCAGGCAACCTGTTGGGGGTCTTCTCGAGATCAAGGTTGATACAGAATCTGGTGGTCATGAAAAGGAGCTCAGTAGTTAA